Proteins encoded by one window of Haliotis asinina isolate JCU_RB_2024 chromosome 6, JCU_Hal_asi_v2, whole genome shotgun sequence:
- the LOC137286370 gene encoding organic cation transporter protein-like isoform X2: protein MTKVACDKWVYSTEIIQNSAVTEMDMVCEAALDTSHAQMIFTAGYLFGVFILGIVSDKVGRKKTLYFAIILSLAGGLGLAWAPNFIVYCVIRFVNGFAMGGVFPITFVMSVEMVGPSKRALIGISIEYFFALGFVVLAGMAYLIRDWRYLDIAVSAPSALFLLYWCCIPESPRWLISEGRHKHAEKIISTAAKMNNVTLPDRCFQHIPNKQKESTHTDTTKASVVDMFRSPALLIRSAIIFLNWMVVSMVYYGLSLNTDNLGAGSLYVNFLISGLVEFPAYTISILLLSKVGRRVIHCASMILGGLSCLLTTVTILCLDKDHQWATVLLAMIGKLGAAGGFAIIYVFSAELFPTVVRNSAMGASGSWARVGGMIAPYIADLGKIVTGDIGHVLPLIIFGTASVVAGLLALFLPETLHRCLPETIEDGENFGRHVKVKETEVVSTMF from the exons ATGGATATGGTGTGTGAAGCGGCCTTGGACACATCACATGCCCAGATGATCTTCACTGCAGGCTATCTGTTCGGCGTTTTTATACTCGGCATTGTATCCGACAA AGTAGGAAGGAAAAAGACGCTGTATTTTGCTATCATCCTGAGCCTTGCGGGTGGACTTGGCCTCGCGTGGGCGCCAAACTTCATCGTGTACTGTGTCATTCGGTTTGTGAATGGATTCGCTATGGGAGGAGTGTTCCCGATTACATTTGTCATGA GTGTGGAGATGGTAGGTCCCAGTAAGAGAGCCCTTATCGGAATCTCCATCGAATATTTTTTTGCCCTTGGCTTTGTGGTATTGGCCGGTATGGCATACCTCATCAGAGATTGGCGCTATCTGGACATAGCAGTGTCTGCACCGTCGGCCCTTTTCCTGCTGTACTGGTG TTGTATCCCCGAGTCCCCTCGATGGCTGATCAGCGAAGGACGACACAAACATGCTGAGAAAATCATATCAACGGCTGCCAAGATGAACAACGTTACGCTGCCCGATCGCTGCTTTCAACAtataccaaacaaacaaaaggagtccacacatacagacaccacAAAAGCTAGCGTGGTAGACATGTTCAGATCTCCAGCTCTTCTAATCCGGAGTGCAATAATATTTCTAAATTG GATGGTAGTCAGCATGGTCTACTATGGCTTGTCTCTCAACACGGATAACTTAGGAGCAGGAAGCCTGTACGTCAACTTTCTTATTTCTGGGCTGGTGGAGTTCCCAGCCTATACGATTTCTATCTTGCTACTGAGCAAGGTTGGACGGAGAGTTATTCACTGTGCGAGCATGATCCTTGGAGGCCTGTCCTGTCTTCTCACGACAGTCACGATCCTATGTCTAGACAAAG ATCATCAGTGGGCGACGGTCCTCCTTGCCATGATAGGCAAGTTAGGAGCAGCAGGAGGTTTTGCCATAATCTATGTCTTCTCGGCGGAGCTCTTTCCAACTGTTGTGCGCAATTCAGCCATGGGGGCTAGTGGTTCATGGGCACGTGTCGGGGGAATGATCGCTCCTTATATAGCAGATTTG GGAAAGATTGTAACCGGTGACATCGGCCATGTGTTGCCGCTGATTATATTTGGTACTGCATCTGTTGTGGCAGGACTTCTCGCCCTGTTTTTGCCAGAAACTCTCCACAGATGCTTGCCGGAAACCATTGAAGATGGAGAAAACTTTGGACg TCATGTCAAGGTGAAAGAAACAGAAGTCGTATCAACAATGTTCTAA